A single region of the Candidatus Sungiibacteriota bacterium genome encodes:
- a CDS encoding aminoacyl-tRNA hydrolase, translating to MILIVGLGNPGEQFKNTRHNVGREIVADWQKKAGLADFELNKKFKALVSKNKKAVLLLPETFMNKSGNAVGPAARLFKVKTKQIFVVHDDADLPLGHAKLSFGKHSAGHKGVESVMRVLKTRDFWRFRIGIAARRDIPAEKLVLKKWAPEEVRLVRKIIKKTASALEEALTRGPEQAMNNYNH from the coding sequence ATGATTCTTATTGTTGGTCTCGGAAACCCGGGAGAACAATTTAAAAACACGCGCCATAATGTTGGACGCGAAATTGTAGCGGACTGGCAGAAAAAGGCGGGTCTGGCTGATTTTGAATTAAACAAAAAATTTAAGGCGCTTGTCTCCAAAAATAAAAAAGCGGTCCTGCTGCTTCCTGAAACTTTTATGAATAAGTCCGGAAACGCAGTTGGGCCGGCCGCCAGACTTTTTAAAGTAAAAACAAAACAGATTTTCGTGGTGCATGACGATGCGGATTTGCCTCTGGGACATGCCAAACTTTCTTTCGGAAAACATTCGGCCGGACATAAAGGTGTAGAATCCGTGATGCGCGTTCTCAAAACCCGCGATTTTTGGCGTTTTAGAATCGGCATTGCGGCTAGACGCGATATCCCGGCGGAAAAACTGGTTTTAAAAAAATGGGCGCCGGAGGAGGTGCGGCTGGTCAGAAAAATTATAAAAAAGACGGCCAGCGCTTTGGAAGAGGCTCTGACAAGAGGGCCGGAGCAGGCCATGAATAATTATAACCACTAA
- a CDS encoding ATP phosphoribosyltransferase regulatory subunit, with protein MPKTKLVLKELIANLDSVPQYEQFLEKLRKSLRSLAEFYGFEPMATAPFEDVRVFYPLMKAGFFEERIPVICKMRTGSEVLLRPSGALGAVRAYTTHKLSELPSPLKVSFSGDSFFQAQKRDEKITSLKECGLVMIGEEGPVAEAEIIQVIWKSLGGIGMDMKNLQVRLNATGCQICRPYFRSAFGTYFRSRAQRLCKNCKRFFKRTPTKILVCEDEKCKIVSRSAPPVLDFLCALCKKHLKGLLEFLDEVSVPYFLDPKLFREGSWFNSFIFEVVAVKDLNELNKNGGDAGWVLAEGGLLSRAAEALSGKKLDVAAGVISLEAVYGLLSAESGLVGIEKPKVFLAHLGELAKRRGLFLLEGLRAGGIEVRESLGRDAIKSQLKVAERLEAEIALILGQKEALDNTIIVREVASGAQETIPQEKLVEFLKKKLKK; from the coding sequence ATGCCCAAAACAAAACTGGTTCTAAAAGAATTAATAGCCAACCTTGATAGCGTTCCGCAGTATGAACAGTTTCTGGAAAAGTTGCGCAAGTCTCTCCGGTCCTTGGCTGAATTTTACGGATTTGAGCCCATGGCCACTGCCCCGTTTGAGGATGTGCGGGTTTTTTATCCTCTGATGAAGGCCGGTTTTTTTGAGGAACGTATCCCGGTAATTTGTAAAATGCGTACCGGATCGGAGGTTTTACTGCGCCCCTCCGGGGCGTTGGGCGCTGTCCGCGCCTATACCACCCATAAACTATCAGAACTACCCAGTCCTTTAAAAGTTAGTTTTTCCGGTGATAGTTTTTTTCAAGCACAGAAGCGTGACGAAAAAATAACCAGTTTAAAGGAGTGCGGATTAGTTATGATTGGCGAGGAGGGACCCGTAGCCGAGGCCGAAATAATACAAGTAATTTGGAAATCTTTGGGGGGTATAGGTATGGACATGAAAAATCTTCAGGTCCGGCTTAATGCCACGGGTTGTCAGATCTGCCGGCCCTATTTCCGCTCTGCCTTTGGGACATACTTTCGGAGCCGGGCCCAGCGTCTTTGTAAAAACTGTAAGCGTTTTTTCAAAAGAACGCCAACCAAAATTCTTGTTTGTGAAGACGAGAAATGCAAAATAGTTTCGCGCAGCGCTCCGCCGGTACTTGATTTTCTGTGTGCTTTGTGCAAAAAACACCTGAAGGGGCTTCTGGAGTTCTTGGATGAAGTTAGTGTTCCATATTTCCTTGACCCCAAGTTATTTAGGGAGGGATCGTGGTTTAACTCTTTTATTTTTGAGGTGGTGGCGGTTAAAGACCTGAACGAATTAAATAAAAACGGAGGTGATGCGGGGTGGGTGTTGGCTGAAGGGGGGCTGCTGTCGCGTGCAGCCGAAGCACTTTCTGGTAAAAAACTTGATGTCGCAGCAGGAGTCATTAGTCTTGAGGCTGTTTACGGGTTACTTTCTGCCGAATCCGGTCTGGTTGGCATAGAAAAGCCAAAAGTTTTTCTTGCGCACTTGGGAGAGCTTGCTAAACGACGGGGTCTGTTTCTGCTTGAGGGATTGCGGGCCGGAGGTATTGAGGTTCGCGAGTCGCTGGGACGAGACGCCATAAAATCACAACTGAAAGTTGCTGAACGTCTGGAGGCAGAGATTGCTTTAATTCTTGGACAAAAGGAAGCTTTAGACAACACTATTATTGTGCGTGAGGTTGCTTCTGGGGCCCAGGAGACAATCCCACAAGAGAAACTTGTAGAGTTTTTGAAAAAGAAGTTAAAGAAGTGA
- the ybeY gene encoding rRNA maturation RNase YbeY: MVVLFRKFVNLLPESIRGKLPRKVVVEEISLQEAQRLNRLYRRKNKPANVLSFRYADDYGEILVCSAVIRREAKKQGNSYKYQMTWMIVHGMLHLAGLHHEKSKIIAERTKALEEKILKKVWLET; encoded by the coding sequence ATGGTAGTTTTATTTAGAAAATTTGTCAACCTACTACCAGAATCTATTCGTGGGAAGTTGCCAAGAAAGGTAGTTGTTGAAGAGATTTCATTGCAGGAGGCGCAGAGGCTTAATCGTTTATACCGCCGGAAAAACAAGCCCGCCAACGTCCTTTCTTTTCGTTACGCCGACGATTATGGTGAAATCCTCGTATGTTCTGCGGTTATTCGCCGCGAGGCCAAAAAGCAAGGGAATTCCTATAAATACCAGATGACATGGATGATAGTTCATGGTATGTTACATTTGGCGGGGTTGCATCACGAAAAGTCAAAGATCATTGCTGAGAGAACGAAGGCGCTTGAAGAAAAAATCTTGAAGAAAGTATGGCTAGAAACCTAA
- a CDS encoding serine protease, with protein MKLGRAGPRGFVISVFMLFMLSGCATISLPRDNEPMGYDYTNVLINRSNFSLERMADSIISLRTVAEFKKGNGEIVKRESFGSGIAVLDKYIITLHHVAFIKALEYNTPFGVLTEPAEKVSENLVLIINGKEWPLQRAIISEKEDVAIFLLPHGVSVPQFPQRIGNSDDLRMGNFIYLIGNPMNGGINVREGIVSGLKPPEALKDVAQLENIFMVSNGLNPGDSGTPIIALRDGSPEIVGLAQGTVMNSQRIGWAIKINVIKKLIREYENKK; from the coding sequence ATGAAACTAGGACGGGCAGGGCCAAGAGGTTTTGTCATATCGGTATTTATGCTTTTCATGCTCTCCGGATGCGCTACCATTTCTTTGCCGCGTGATAACGAGCCTATGGGGTATGACTACACTAACGTCCTGATAAATCGTAGTAATTTTTCTCTTGAGCGCATGGCCGATTCCATAATTTCTTTGAGGACAGTGGCGGAGTTTAAAAAGGGAAACGGCGAGATCGTAAAACGGGAGAGTTTTGGATCGGGGATTGCTGTTTTGGATAAGTATATCATTACTTTGCATCATGTTGCCTTTATCAAGGCCTTAGAGTACAACACGCCGTTTGGTGTATTAACTGAACCAGCCGAGAAGGTTTCAGAAAACTTGGTCTTAATAATTAATGGAAAGGAGTGGCCGTTGCAAAGGGCAATAATTTCCGAGAAAGAAGACGTCGCAATCTTTCTCTTGCCGCACGGAGTCAGTGTGCCGCAGTTTCCGCAACGGATTGGAAATAGTGATGACTTACGGATGGGCAACTTTATTTACCTCATAGGAAATCCAATGAACGGTGGTATAAATGTGCGTGAAGGTATCGTGTCGGGTTTAAAACCCCCTGAAGCTTTGAAAGATGTGGCGCAACTTGAGAATATTTTTATGGTTTCTAACGGTCTTAATCCGGGGGACTCGGGCACGCCAATTATCGCTCTGCGTGATGGCAGCCCCGAGATTGTTGGCCTTGCACAGGGTACGGTTATGAATTCTCAGCGTATCGGATGGGCCATAAAGATTAATGTAATTAAAAAACTGATCAGAGAGTACGAAAATAAAAAATAA
- the ftsA gene encoding cell division protein FtsA gives MARNLIAALDVGTSTVQTVVAEKKKGEETLRILGIGMVPSVGIRRGVVVDLEDAASSIRKSVAEAQRAAGVPVRSVWLNVGGSHISVSSSRGVVAVSRADGEISPEDVRRAIAAAETFIPKNPNKEILHMIPRDFKVDHEAGIKDPVGMHGVRLEVDTLIIECSAPFLKNLFKCVEGAGLRVEDYVFSPLAAADAVLTKRQKELGVMLLDLGGGTASFMIFEEGVPIHAGVIPIGGNHITNDVAIGFRTHVDVAERIKTTHGSCLPSELPKRDTIRLAEFIPDEAGQYSRKELAEIIEARLRDIFELLQKELKKVDRAQLLPAGIVLVGGSVLMPGIVELTKRELKLPTEIGCPEEFLNSIDDKVAPAFVPVLGLAKWAGTRVAESRSILGGHRSSGGEGTFIRWLRSLLP, from the coding sequence ATGGCTAGAAACCTAATCGCGGCTTTAGATGTCGGCACCTCCACGGTTCAGACCGTAGTGGCCGAAAAGAAAAAAGGAGAAGAAACCCTCCGTATTTTAGGTATAGGAATGGTCCCATCAGTCGGCATCAGACGCGGGGTGGTGGTTGATCTTGAGGATGCTGCCTCTTCCATCCGAAAATCCGTGGCCGAAGCCCAGCGGGCCGCTGGTGTTCCTGTCAGGTCGGTTTGGCTAAATGTGGGCGGCTCCCACATTTCTGTATCATCTTCACGCGGGGTGGTGGCAGTATCGCGGGCTGACGGCGAAATTTCTCCGGAAGATGTTAGACGGGCCATTGCCGCTGCGGAAACCTTTATCCCCAAAAATCCCAATAAAGAGATTTTGCATATGATTCCCCGTGATTTTAAAGTTGATCACGAAGCAGGGATTAAGGATCCGGTGGGCATGCATGGAGTGCGCTTGGAAGTGGACACTCTGATTATTGAATGTTCGGCCCCATTTTTAAAAAATCTTTTCAAATGTGTAGAAGGAGCGGGTCTGCGGGTAGAGGATTACGTGTTTTCACCCTTGGCCGCGGCTGACGCCGTTCTAACTAAAAGGCAGAAAGAGTTGGGGGTTATGCTTCTTGATTTGGGGGGCGGCACGGCAAGTTTTATGATCTTTGAAGAAGGAGTGCCTATTCATGCCGGGGTGATTCCTATCGGAGGAAACCACATTACCAACGACGTTGCCATTGGTTTTAGAACACATGTAGACGTTGCAGAAAGAATTAAAACTACTCATGGATCTTGTTTGCCGTCAGAACTTCCCAAACGGGATACTATTCGTTTGGCCGAATTTATACCCGATGAAGCCGGTCAGTATTCACGCAAAGAACTCGCCGAAATAATAGAGGCCCGACTAAGAGACATTTTTGAACTCTTACAAAAAGAATTAAAAAAAGTTGACAGAGCCCAACTTTTACCTGCCGGTATAGTTTTAGTTGGCGGTTCGGTCCTTATGCCGGGCATTGTGGAATTAACCAAACGGGAACTTAAACTACCGACAGAAATAGGGTGTCCCGAGGAGTTTCTAAATTCTATTGACGACAAGGTGGCGCCTGCTTTTGTTCCGGTTCTGGGTCTGGCTAAATGGGCAGGTACAAGGGTTGCGGAGTCTCGCTCTATTTTAGGAGGGCACAGATCGTCTGGCGGCGAGGGGACTTTTATCCGTTGGCTGCGGTCGCTTCTGCCCTAA
- a CDS encoding 30S ribosomal protein S21, which yields MVEVRKREHETTGAMLRRFTRRVQRSGVLINARKTRFYVPKPKRRFIRERALRRIQTAKERERLEKLGKLKEGER from the coding sequence ATGGTAGAAGTCAGAAAAAGAGAACACGAAACCACCGGAGCAATGCTCCGAAGATTCACCCGAAGGGTACAGCGCTCGGGGGTTTTGATAAATGCCCGTAAGACAAGATTTTATGTGCCCAAGCCCAAGAGGCGTTTTATTAGAGAACGGGCCCTCCGGCGCATACAGACCGCAAAAGAGCGCGAGCGTTTGGAGAAATTAGGAAAGTTAAAAGAAGGAGAGAGGTAA
- the lepB gene encoding signal peptidase I, whose amino-acid sequence MTETQENPNNRWGREILEIIKVLVISLAIVLPIRYYIAQPFIVRGASMEPNFHDKEYLIVDEVSYLLQEPKRGEAIVFRYPLGPRQFFIKRIIGLPGEGVDIKNGRVRVINNAYPEGFVLEEPYLTPPGRATRPDLRIKLAQGEYFVMGDNRDFSSDSRVWGTLNKKFIVGRALFRALPVTSLGFVANYAVDY is encoded by the coding sequence ATGACCGAAACACAAGAAAACCCTAACAACCGTTGGGGACGTGAAATTTTGGAAATTATTAAGGTGCTCGTGATTTCGCTTGCGATTGTCCTACCCATCCGTTACTACATTGCCCAGCCCTTTATTGTGCGCGGCGCCTCCATGGAGCCGAATTTCCACGACAAGGAATATCTGATAGTTGACGAAGTGTCCTATCTTCTGCAAGAACCAAAACGCGGAGAAGCCATAGTATTTCGTTATCCTCTGGGCCCAAGACAGTTTTTCATTAAAAGAATCATCGGTCTTCCCGGAGAAGGGGTAGATATTAAAAACGGCAGGGTAAGGGTTATAAATAATGCTTACCCCGAGGGATTTGTGCTGGAGGAACCGTATCTGACACCACCGGGTCGGGCGACGCGGCCTGATTTGCGTATAAAACTTGCCCAAGGGGAGTATTTTGTTATGGGAGACAACCGCGACTTCAGTTCTGACTCCCGAGTGTGGGGAACTCTAAACAAAAAATTTATTGTGGGGCGTGCCCTCTTCCGCGCCCTGCCCGTTACGAGTCTTGGGTTTGTTGCTAACTACGCGGTTGATTACTAA
- a CDS encoding DEAD/DEAH box helicase → MSNDRTEKNAEELLIVSLTPLNLERGALWFEENFAAIKKARLINPWWRENAVILEKDLVLRPGEFIRQVANFGYERSASVAGRGLFAVRGGVIEIWPVNTNKPYLVEFHGNCITALKEREESQEKIKPRFSASRSLEKLLPGNFVVHVDHGIGIFQGIQEEGAEKFFVIEYAPPSMRSAPDRLLVSVDQKNRLSPYVGFETPRIHRLGGTLWETTKRKAREDAQKLAQELLKLYTTRQHAERPPYYGDPLLEKELKYTFPYQETEDQLKAEGEILHDLEKSRPMDRILCGDVGFGKTELALRAALRVVCSGKQVALLAPTTVLAAQHKKTFCERFKDLAVECEMLSRITPSCDEKKILQEVKEGRVDCVIGTHRILSKDTVFKNLGLVIIDEEQRFGVKQKERFKELRAEVDILSLSATPIPRTLSLALAKLRDLSLIATPPPERLPVETFVLPYSKNPIKRAIEFELGRGGQVYFLHNRIETINVVRDRLKRLLSSSCRRGIAFKGKNDALIGVVHGRLKEKEIMRVMDKFRNKEILILLATTIIENGLDISSANTLIVDDATRLGLAEAHQLRGRIGRSDTKAYAYFLYRARHLTPKPNGAGIPAESLGTEKAAERLEALKEYSELGAGYEIALKDLEIRGAGNILGREQSGAINKVGLNLYCQMLAESVEQEKSAAHAAVPN, encoded by the coding sequence ATGTCAAACGACCGCACCGAAAAGAACGCTGAAGAACTTTTGATCGTTTCCCTTACCCCCCTGAATTTGGAACGGGGCGCTTTGTGGTTTGAAGAAAACTTCGCGGCCATAAAAAAAGCGCGCCTGATAAATCCGTGGTGGCGTGAAAATGCTGTAATTTTAGAGAAAGATCTTGTACTCCGTCCGGGAGAATTTATAAGACAAGTGGCTAATTTTGGGTACGAGCGCAGCGCCTCGGTGGCAGGCAGAGGTTTATTTGCGGTGCGCGGAGGTGTTATTGAAATTTGGCCGGTCAATACCAACAAACCATATCTCGTGGAATTTCACGGAAACTGCATCACCGCCCTCAAGGAGCGGGAAGAATCGCAAGAAAAAATTAAACCGAGGTTTTCAGCTTCAAGATCCCTAGAAAAATTACTGCCGGGAAACTTTGTGGTGCATGTTGACCACGGCATTGGAATTTTTCAAGGAATCCAAGAGGAAGGCGCTGAAAAATTTTTTGTAATAGAGTACGCCCCTCCTTCTATGAGGTCTGCACCAGACCGTTTGCTGGTATCCGTGGATCAAAAAAACCGCCTTTCGCCTTACGTTGGTTTTGAAACACCCCGCATACACCGTCTGGGTGGAACGCTGTGGGAGACCACCAAACGCAAGGCCCGGGAGGACGCCCAAAAACTTGCACAGGAACTTTTGAAGCTCTACACCACGCGCCAACACGCCGAGCGACCCCCTTATTATGGCGATCCGCTGCTTGAAAAAGAACTAAAATACACCTTTCCCTATCAAGAAACAGAAGATCAACTAAAAGCAGAGGGAGAAATTCTGCATGACCTTGAAAAATCACGGCCCATGGACAGAATTTTGTGCGGAGATGTTGGTTTTGGAAAAACAGAACTTGCGCTGCGCGCAGCACTGCGCGTAGTCTGCTCCGGCAAACAGGTGGCGCTTCTTGCGCCTACCACTGTGTTGGCAGCACAGCACAAAAAAACTTTCTGTGAACGGTTTAAAGATCTGGCTGTTGAGTGTGAAATGCTATCCAGAATAACGCCAAGCTGTGACGAGAAAAAAATTTTGCAGGAAGTTAAAGAGGGGCGGGTTGATTGTGTTATAGGTACCCACCGAATTCTTTCCAAAGACACGGTATTTAAAAATTTGGGGCTGGTAATTATAGACGAGGAGCAGCGCTTTGGTGTAAAACAAAAAGAACGCTTCAAAGAACTTCGCGCCGAAGTAGATATATTATCGCTTTCCGCAACTCCCATCCCACGGACGCTCTCTCTCGCACTGGCTAAACTCCGCGATCTTTCGCTAATTGCAACACCGCCGCCCGAGCGTCTGCCGGTTGAAACGTTTGTCCTCCCTTACTCTAAAAACCCAATCAAAAGAGCAATTGAATTTGAACTGGGCCGCGGAGGACAGGTGTATTTTCTTCATAATAGAATAGAAACGATCAACGTGGTCAGAGATAGACTGAAACGGCTTCTGTCATCAAGTTGTCGTCGGGGCATCGCCTTTAAAGGTAAGAATGACGCCCTAATCGGGGTTGTACACGGCCGTCTGAAAGAAAAAGAAATTATGCGTGTGATGGATAAATTTAGAAACAAAGAAATCCTTATTTTACTCGCAACAACCATCATTGAAAACGGTCTGGATATCTCTTCAGCCAACACTCTTATAGTGGATGACGCCACGCGCCTCGGCCTTGCCGAAGCGCACCAGCTGCGGGGCAGAATAGGCAGGAGCGACACTAAAGCCTATGCCTATTTTCTTTACCGGGCGCGTCACCTTACCCCTAAGCCCAACGGGGCCGGGATCCCGGCTGAAAGCCTAGGGACTGAAAAAGCGGCCGAGCGGCTGGAGGCGCTAAAAGAATATTCCGAACTTGGAGCTGGTTATGAGATCGCTTTAAAGGATTTAGAGATCAGGGGGGCTGGCAATATTCTTGGACGTGAACAGTCGGGCGCCATTAATAAAGTTGGCCTTAATCTTTACTGCCAGATGCTTGCCGAGTCAGTTGAGCAAGAAAAATCGGCCGCTCACGCGGCCGTACCGAACTGA
- a CDS encoding GatB/YqeY domain-containing protein, giving the protein MNLKQKIEQDIKEAMRSKDELRLSVLRMLSSAIHNKELEKRAKSGKVEELMEEEVVAVLRSEVKKRRDAISEFEKGGRKDLVEKETAELKILEEYLPSELPDEEIEKIVKEVIAGIGEVAPKDFGRVMGEVMKRVKGQASGERVSEAVRQLLGIQP; this is encoded by the coding sequence ATGAATCTCAAGCAAAAAATTGAACAGGATATAAAAGAGGCTATGCGTTCCAAAGACGAGCTTCGTTTATCGGTTTTACGGATGCTATCCTCCGCGATTCACAATAAAGAGCTTGAAAAGCGCGCGAAAAGCGGAAAAGTAGAAGAGTTGATGGAAGAGGAAGTCGTGGCGGTTTTGCGCTCCGAAGTTAAAAAACGGCGTGATGCCATAAGCGAGTTTGAAAAAGGCGGCCGGAAAGATTTGGTTGAAAAAGAAACTGCTGAATTAAAAATTTTGGAGGAATATTTGCCCTCCGAACTTCCCGACGAGGAAATAGAAAAAATTGTAAAAGAGGTAATTGCGGGAATTGGCGAGGTTGCTCCAAAAGATTTCGGCCGCGTAATGGGAGAGGTAATGAAGAGAGTTAAGGGTCAGGCGAGCGGGGAGCGAGTAAGCGAGGCCGTCCGTCAACTACTCGGTATCCAACCTTGA
- the ftsZ gene encoding cell division protein FtsZ: MPQLKPDIETYARIKVVGIGGGGGKAVTRMIDHKINGVDFITINTDAQDLHFTKARQKIHIGKNLTKGLGAGMNPEIGRQAAEENRDEIHEALKGADMVFLTCGLGGGTGSGASPIIAEVARDSGALTIGVITKPFTFEGAQRARIAEEAWFQLKDRVDALITIQNDRLLNVITKDTSLLQAFTICDDVLRQAVQGISDLIITPGIINVDFADVRAVMQDAGSALMGVGVGSGEDRAAAAAKAAVSSPLLDISVDGARGVLFNVSGGPDMTMYEINEAAKVITESIDREAKVIFGAVHDERLKKGELKITVIATGFNSTGGTLKLPLNREERQDPKKQSDKAIVAGEESEWDSVPAFLRRKGK, encoded by the coding sequence ATGCCCCAGCTTAAACCAGACATTGAAACATACGCACGGATTAAGGTGGTGGGAATCGGCGGAGGCGGCGGCAAGGCAGTAACTCGCATGATTGACCATAAAATAAATGGGGTTGATTTTATTACTATAAATACAGATGCGCAGGATCTTCATTTCACCAAGGCCCGCCAAAAAATTCATATAGGAAAAAATTTGACCAAAGGACTTGGCGCCGGTATGAATCCGGAGATCGGTAGACAGGCGGCAGAAGAAAATCGCGATGAAATTCACGAGGCGCTGAAGGGTGCGGACATGGTATTTTTAACTTGCGGTCTTGGCGGAGGTACGGGATCCGGTGCCTCTCCGATCATTGCTGAAGTTGCCAGAGATTCCGGGGCGCTTACCATTGGTGTTATTACCAAACCGTTTACTTTTGAGGGTGCACAGAGGGCTCGTATTGCGGAAGAGGCTTGGTTTCAGTTGAAAGACAGAGTGGACGCACTGATCACAATTCAAAATGATCGTTTACTCAACGTGATTACCAAGGATACATCCTTGTTGCAGGCTTTCACTATTTGCGACGACGTTTTAAGGCAGGCAGTTCAGGGCATCTCGGATTTAATTATTACTCCCGGCATAATCAATGTAGATTTTGCCGATGTTCGTGCCGTTATGCAAGATGCCGGTTCCGCCCTTATGGGTGTGGGAGTGGGAAGTGGCGAGGATCGAGCCGCGGCCGCGGCTAAAGCCGCCGTCAGCTCGCCGCTTCTTGATATTTCTGTTGATGGTGCGCGGGGCGTGCTATTTAACGTTTCTGGAGGACCGGATATGACGATGTACGAAATCAACGAGGCGGCCAAGGTGATTACGGAGTCAATTGATCGTGAGGCCAAGGTTATTTTCGGCGCGGTGCACGACGAGAGGTTAAAGAAGGGCGAATTAAAAATTACAGTGATTGCTACCGGCTTTAATTCTACGGGGGGTACGCTTAAGTTGCCTTTAAACAGGGAAGAAAGGCAAGATCCTAAAAAGCAGAGTGATAAGGCAATTGTGGCTGGTGAGGAGTCCGAGTGGGATTCGGTGCCGGCTTTTCTGCGAAGGAAGGGTAAATAA
- a CDS encoding histidine triad nucleotide-binding protein yields the protein MDCIFCKISKGEVSSEVVFEDDDVKVFKDIHPKAPVHLLVIPKIHIQSIAHLEADHSDVITKLIYTAKKIAGDLGLKGYKLIFNVGREGGQVVDHLHLHILGGWSNIEDPDKFRV from the coding sequence ATGGACTGTATCTTTTGTAAAATCTCAAAAGGTGAAGTAAGCTCCGAAGTTGTCTTTGAGGATGACGATGTTAAGGTTTTTAAAGATATTCATCCCAAGGCTCCGGTGCATCTTTTGGTCATCCCCAAAATTCATATCCAGTCCATCGCGCATCTTGAGGCAGACCACAGTGACGTAATTACGAAGTTGATATATACTGCCAAAAAAATTGCCGGAGACCTGGGTCTTAAGGGGTATAAACTGATTTTTAATGTGGGGCGCGAGGGCGGGCAGGTAGTTGACCATCTGCACCTGCATATTTTGGGTGGCTGGTCGAACATAGAAGACCCGGATAAGTTTAGAGTTTAA